TTGTCGGTCCCTCATCCGCGCTTCTCGTCGAGAATAAGCCTGGTCTTCGTCGAGACGACGTCGTCGAGTTCGCGCGCGCGGGTGATCAGGTCGTTGAGCGTTCCCGTGTCGGTCGTGTCGGCGACGACAACGACGTCTTCCTCGCCCGAGACCTGCCAGACGAAGTCGACTTCCGTCCACTCGGCCATCCGCTCGGACATCGCCCCGGTGTCGACGTCGACTGCGACCCCGATCTCGACCATCGCCTTGACGTTGCCCGTCCGCGTGGCGACAGTAAAGCGCTCTATGACACCCGACTCCAGGAGCGCTTCGACGCGGTTTCGGACGGTCCCCTCGGAGGTCCCGACCCGGTCCGCGATCTCCGTGTAAGGCGTCCGGGAGTCGCGACGGAGGATATCGAGGATGCGTCGATCGAGGTCGTCCATCGAGGTGTAGCAGTTTCGCCTCCCGGTACTTACCGATTACGAATTTCGTAACGAACCTTCGAACACAAGCGTTAATTGGGGGTGTCTCGTACGCATCTCGTAATGACGAAGGCCTACGTGGCGCTCGAAGACGGCCGGACCATCGAAGCGCGCTCGCGCGCGCCCGGCCGCACCCGCGGCGAACTCGTCTTTACTACCGCCTACACCGGCTACGAGGAATCGCTCACCGACCCGAGTTACGAGGAACAGATCCTCACCTTCTCGTACCCGCTGATCGGTAACTACGGCGTCCGCGAGGAGCGCTTCGAGTCGGACCGGGTCCACCCCCGCGGCGTCGTCGCCCGGGACCTGACCGAAGACGTCGCCGAGTGGCTGACCGCGGAGGGCGTCCCCGCGGTGGACGAACTCGACACCCGAGACCTCGTCACCGGCATCCGCGAGGAAGGGGCGATGCGGTGTGGAATCGCGGCCGGTCCCGACACGACGGCCGCCGACGCCGAGGCCGAGCTCGGCGCCTGCAAGGGCATGAGCGAGCACACCGACATCGGCTCGCGGGTCTCCATCGACGAGCCGACCACGTACAACCCCGACGGGGACGGTCCCCGGGTCGCCCTGATCGACTGCGGCGCGAAGGGGTCGATCGCGAGTTCGCTCGTCGAGCGCGATGCGATCGTCGAGAAGCTCCCCTACGACGCGACCGTCGCGGACGTCGAGTCGGTCGATCCGGATTTGCTGTTCGTCTCGAACGGCCCCGGCGACCCGGAGAACTTCCAGGCGGCCGCGGCGCTCGTCGAGGAGTACGTCGGCGACGTTCCCCTGGCCGGGATCTGTCTCGGCCAACAGGTCATCGCGAACGCCCTTGGCGGCGAGACCGAAAAGATGGAGTTCGGCCACCGAGGGGTCAACCAGCCGGTGCGTGATCTCCGGTCGAACCAGGTCGTCATGACGACGCAGAACCACGGCTACACCGTCTCGGAGCCGGGCGATCTCGACGTGACACAGATCAACGTCAACGACGACACCCCCGAGGGCCTCGAGAGCGACGAACTGGAGGTCATCACCCGCCAGTACCACCCCGAGGCGAACCCCGGTCCCCACGACACGCTTGGCTTCTTCGACGACGTGCTCGGGATGACGACCACCCGAACGGACTGACGGGTAACCGGTGGCGGCCTCGCCGTTCGGGCCGGGAGAAACCCAACGGAGAACGGCTCGCTCAGTCGGCCCCGACGACGGTCGACTCGTCGATGTCCTCGACGGTTTCGAACTCCCCGTCGTCCTCGACAAACGCCGTCCGGTCACGCCAAACAAAGTACACGTACGGCGTCTTGGCGACCACGTCGAGATACGCGATGATCATCGCGGTGCCGACCGTCGACACCGTTCCCACCCCCGCGGGACTGAGCAGCCAGACGGCCGGATAGGCGATCCACAGCAGGCCGACGTGGTTTTGCAGCACTTTGAACAACCGGCGGCGACGCGGGTGTGCCTCCACGTACGTCGGCAAGACCAGGTACAGGATACTCAACAACACGACGTGGAACAGCGCCGAAACCCCGAACCCGATCCAAGTGGCGATCCCAGTGAGGAGCGTCGCAACCGTCCCGACGAGAATCATGCCCGCGTCCGCGGCCGCAACTCCGAGGATCCACTTCCGCGGGGCTCCGGCGACGTACGCCACGTACCCGACGAGGAGCGGCGTGGTTAACAGCCAATCGATATACCGGAACAGATACACCTCGTTGCCGTCGACCGAGACGACGCCGATATCCAGCGCCATCAGCAGATACGAAACGGCAGCGATAGCGGGGATAGCGGCCAGCCACAGGAACCCGCCCTCCCGGCTGTCGGCCTCGGAGTTCAACAGCGCGATCGATATTCCGACCCCGACGAGGAGACCGACGAGTACGATCGCGTAGGTGAGAGGTATCACGCCGGGGCCACCGATCGCGCTCATTCGTTACCACCGTCCGTGAGCGCGGCGGTGGCCTCCGAGTCTCCGGGGTCGGTGCCGGGACCGTCGATATCGAACGTCCGAAGCTCGTCGGTCAGATCGCCGGCGTTCCGGTCGAAGTCCGCGAACGCCTCACGCATCCGCTCGACGACGTCGCGCTGGCTATCGATCGATCCGGCGACGTCGTCGGCGATCGATTCCACCTCGGCGCTCGTCCCGGCGGCGTCCTCGATCGTGGTGGCGGTCTGTTGGACGGTTTCGGCCTGTTCGGAGGTGGCGCTGTCTATTTCGCTGACTCCATCGTCGATGTCCTCGACGGCGCCGACGATCGTATCGAGCTCCTCGAGGGCTGCTTCGACCGTCTCGGCGCCGCGGGAGACCCGCTCGCGAGTCGTTCGGATGGAGCCGGTCGCTTCGTCCGTCTCCGTACGGAGCTGTTCTATCATTTCGGTGATTTCCTCGGCGTGTTCTTGTGTCTCGTCGGCGAGGTTTTTGACCTCGTCAGCGACGACGGTGAACCCGTCGCCGGCGCTGTTGCCGCTTGCGCTCTCTTGACCAGTATCGGCACGCGCCGCCTCGATCGAGGCATTGTGTACCCGCAGTGCCCACATAGTGGTCACTGCAGGCCCAATTTGCCGCTGGTTATCAGCCGAGAGAATCACCGCAGTGCCCACATAGTGGTCACTGCAGATGACCGGTCGACCTACACTAATGATTCAAATTATCTCTATCAACAGAATACAGAGGCATCCCAGAGCAATTGGAGCACAACATCTCCCGCACGTTCCCACAGCTATCAACTACTGAGGTTAAGCAGGTCGTCGCCTACTAACTCCGTATGTTCCTCCAGACATTCGTCATCAACGTTTTCGAGAACATGAAATCGGCCCTGTCATCAGGATTGATATCGATATGAGATCGTGAAACAGTACTGTAACTACACTATCGAGGCGGATCGAACTGTTCACGAATCGACGCGAACTCTTGCCCGCGACCGTGCGAATAGTGTTGAGTTGTCTGTGGATCACGATGGTTCGCCACTAATTGTCGATACGGAAGCGGGACGCCAGCTTCTTTCATCAGTGTGAAACACGTATGCCGCAAGGTATGCACCGTTACACGGTGCCACTCCCTTACGTTGTTATTTGCCTCCGAGTGCTTGCCTTGCCCTGGCGGCACCTCGGATGTTGCAAGCACTTCCTGAATGCCTGCTCGCTCAGCTGCTGACCTGATAATCGTGTTCAACCCCCCGTTTGTTTCTAGCTTGGCTCCGTTACACGCGGGAAACAGGTACTGGCTGTCTACCCTTGGGGCGTACCCGTCTCGGTACTGATCACACCATATTTGCAGCTCAATTCGAAGGTCACGGCTGATCGGTACATCGTACGGCACCGAGTTCTTGGGGTTGTGAACGTGGATCTCTCCCGAGTCAAAGTCCACATCACTTACCCGAATATTCCGCAGATCAGAATTCCGCAGCCCGGTTTCGACAGCGACAACTGCCAGTAGACGGTTCCGGTAACTATTCATCGCATCGAACAGTTTTCGCAGCTCTTCTTGAGTGAGCGCCTCGCGTTCAATAGGCGGCGGCACGTTATACTCTGCTAGATCAATCCTCTCCAATTCGATCGGGTCAATCGTCAGCGCCTCAGCGGCAGCAGTTCGTAGCCGGATGAATACGTACAGTTCTCGTACCGTCGTTAGTTTTGACTCGATCGTGGACCGGCGGTTCCCTTGATCTACGCAGTGTTCAACGAACTCGATAACATCAGTGAGATCGGCATCGAGTAGATGCACTTCGCGATCTTGAAGGAACGCTGCGTACTGACTAAGATTCTGCTCGTATGTCGTCGTCGAGCTAGCGGTGAGCTGCCGTCCACTGCGTGTTTCTAAGTACGCACAAATGAACGGGCACGAGACTGAGAATCGGTCTGGGTTCTCTACACTTGGCTCGAACTCTTCGAACGATGACTGCTGTGCCAGGTCAGAAACACGAGCCGGTACGTGATCCATCAGCCAATTCTTGTCGGGCAATATGCTCGGTGTCATCGGCTCGCCCCTCCATCTCGGGTTTGTTTGCCTGGCGTTGTTTCGATCATTGCAAGGTAGTATCGAGGTGTATCCTCTGATTTGACGAACACATGTCCCTGATCAATGAGGCTCCCAAGCACTTGTCGCACATCGACGGGCTGCATCTCGACTCGTTCTATAATATCGGCCACTCGAAGCGGCGTCTCTGTCTGTTTCAAGACCGCGAGTACTTGTCTTGCGTCTGAACTGAGAGCATCCGTGCCAGCGATGTTACTCCCCTCTGTTTCGGTCTGCCTCGTGCTTCCTCGATCAGGGTGTTGAGCAGCTGTGTCAACTGCCTGCTCGAGATCGTTGATTTGGTCTTCAATATGGGCGACTGATTCGGTTAACCGCCGGATCGTGAGATCACCGTGCCCGTTGAGCGTTTCACGATGATCCGTGATTGCCTGTCGGAGACACAGGCTTACATTCCCTTGGTAATTGTTGGCTGCCATCCGCTCTAATTCTGCGTCCAGTTCTTCTGTGAGCGTGAACTTACGACGGATGAACGTCGCTTCCCTGTTTGTACTCATACGTATCTCTCACAACGGTGTTCCTTGGAGTGCCTTCGACGGCACTAGCGGTCCGATCGATGTTCGAGCGTTCCATAACGCCTCAACAGATCGCCCGGCGATCTTTGATACTGAATGCTCTGCCGCAGCTGACTGTTTACTGGACGCTATCGAGTTGGTTATCGCTGGCGGCCAATCAGCCCAGTCCGTCTCGAAGTACGTTTCAATCACGTCGGCGATAGCGATGTGGTTGAATCCTCGTAACGTCGGCTGCGAAATCGCTTCACAATCCAATAGCCGCGTCCGAAGGATCCTCAGTGTGCGTTCTGTCGGTGTGATTAGCGTGACACCGTTGTATCGGTGCTCATCGAACTCTGTCCCGACCGCCTGCAGCAACTGAGGTTCTTCAGCCGGGGCTTCAGCGCTGAACGTTTCTGCCCGAATAAGCTGGTTCGTGTTGCCGACACCGATTTCACAGGCGCTGATATATGTTTCAGCCTCCGTTAGCGTAGCATCGAGCGTTATCAGGCACCACGAGCTCCGTAACTCGTCGTCCCCGTACCATCTATCCATCGAGACCACCTCTCTTGGAGGCCTGCTGTTCCGGGGAAGGCGCTCGAAGCGGTGCTGGAGTACCACTTTCCTTGCACTCTGTGCATAGGGGTGGCGTTGCTGGCTCACCGTCCCACTCTGGGTCATCCCAAGCAAATGCTGTGCTGCAGGCGACGCAGTGCCAGTCAAGTACCTGATACCGGGTCGCCAGTTCAGGGTAGTGGTGTGCCAATGTCGGTGTTAATTTTGCGCCATCATGCGCATCTAGGTATTCCGTGACTTCCGACCTAGGATACGTCGCAACGCCTGGAAGAAACCCAGACGCGCCGATGTCTTCGTACTCCGAGCTACCCTTCCCACACCGCTCTCGATATGAACAGAACGTGCATTCCCAGTCGTGTTCTGGATCGGCTGGTGGGAGTTCATCACGCAATCGATAGCTCGTGTGCTCGGCGGCCCAGTCGAGAACAGTTTGCCGCCAAAAGACTGGATCGAACGTGATATGGAACGGCTGGATGTTTAGATTCGTCCGCCCACCGTAGATAATGAGGGCATCGGTGAGCTGCCGATCATACTCCTGTGACAGGCCGTACATGTACGCGTGAGCCTGTGCTCGATGATGGCTGCTCGGTGCTTCAAGATCAGCAACCGATTTCTTACTCTTGATCTCGGTGAGTACCTTCGGCTTCGAATCAGGGTCGACAATAACCGGGTCCGTCTCTCCTCTGATTTGAACCTCACCGGCTTCTGTCTGCACCGTGAAATCCACCCACAACGAGTTCGTTACGTACTCATCAGCTCCAGCCACAGCCTCTCTCAGAAACGGAAGAGCAACCTCCTCCTCAAAACGTGATCCGATCCAAAAGATTCCCCTCGGGTCCTCTTCCTCGGCTGGTGCATTCAATTCATTATAGAATTTCTTCCGATGACACTGCAGCAGACTGCTTGGGCTTTGACGGTCAGGGGGCTTGATGTCACTCGGCCCGTTGAAATAAGCTGTTCCATTACGTATATTTTCAACAAACTTTCGATCTTGATACCATTCATCGAACGCGTCTGCGGACACCGAGTTGAGTATGCTTTGTGTTATATCTTGATCAGACTCTGTAGCATCCGGTTGCCCTGTACGTATCGCCTGAACCGTAGTTTCTTTTTCAGCAGTCATTTGCTGAACCCTCTATACCTGTATACGCAAACCCCTCGAGAGGATCCTGTGTGCCATATTTGAGTCTCGTTCCAGTGCACCGGGTTGGTGACCGTCGATGCAGACGGTGGTTTCGTGTCATATCCAATACCAAATTTGGACGCTGGTTATATCATCAATCGCCGCTTGAGTCTCGCAATGACGTCGTCTCCCTACTGTAGGTACCTGCCACCGCGTGATGGAAGAGAGCCTGAACAATCGGTGACGTAGTCGCAGCTACCATTGATAAAATCGCGAGGTTCTCAGCTGGGGCTACTTCTTTCCGATCGGCGTCGTACGCAATCGCTCCGACATCATCTAACTCAGGCAAATGTGTTTGTATCAGTGTAGTATACGTATTATGGTACTTATCGCCGGTTGCGTGCTCAATAGAGATGTTCTGCTCAACAGCAGTGATCTCTTTCGCAAGTTGACGGACGGTAACGACAGCGCCTCCATTCGAACCCTCGAAGTGAGAGCTACGTAGCTGCAGTTCTTCGTGTGAGAACGCTCGATGCGCGACAAGCCCGACAACGACTCGACGTCGCGACGCACGCAAGCTGTGATGGACTATCGATAGGGGACGGTCTGTATACTGTTCAACAATGGATGGGATCTGATCCATATTATTTCACCTGAGTGAATGTGAGTGCAGTCATTTCCGAGCAATACGCTTCTCCAGGCCGCGTGCCCCGAATTGAGCTTCGTGGCATACTGATAGTCAATAACACTCACTGTATTAATTCCTTTCTAGGGTCTAATTCCTCGCAACGAGGGAATGGCTTTACAAACGCCTACTCACCGTCTGATTAATGGGCGAACCAGGTCGGAAACCAACCGTTTCCGATGACGAAATTCTTGACGTGTTTAGCAAAGCCTCTGATCCTGTTCTCACGACACAGGAGATCGCAGAACAAATTGAAATTGGGCGTCGCGGAACCTTTGATCGATTACGCAAGCTTGCGGATGAGGGATCGGTTGAAATGAAGAAAGTTGGAGAGACGGGAGCTGTTTGGTGGTCTCAAGCCGCATTGCAAAGCCAGTACTCGGATAGGTAGATATGAAGGGTTCTATGACATCTAAACGTTTAATAATGTGTTGTCCATCTGTGGAGTATATGTTCCGTACACCTGTTATCGATACTCTTTCCAGTATCAATAAATATGACTGAGGTAAAATGGAAGTTTCCAGATCAAGCATCGGGACTGACTGACTATCACTCAATCCCGACAGAAAAAGCATTAGACAGTGAGTTAGAGACGTTCGTTCGGGAAGTCCTACAGAATGCGAACGATCAGGGACTGCCGAACAATAAACCGGTGAAAGTGACGTTTGAATTTAACCGACTCACTGGTGACGATCTTAGGGAATATCTTGAAGCGATCCAGTGGACTGGGCAGGCGGATCCTCCAGCAAATCTTCAGTGGCATGTTGAACGTGCTGTTGACAACGAACAAGCAAGAGACCCAGGGCTGCGACGCTTCATCGATAGCTTCGAACAGGATGAGTTGCTTGTACTTACCATCCACGACGAGAACACGACGGGGTTAGTCGGAGAAGAAGATGACAGTTCCCAACCATACGGAGCACTTGTGAAAGACTTCGGGGGTTCGGAGAAGTTAGACTCAAGCTCTGGCGGGAGTCACGGAGTCGGGAAGACTGTTTTGTGGGCGTTCTCTGGCGTTTCGACGGTGATATTTAATTCCAATCCGCGTGACACGACCGGTTCCAATGAAGAACCGCCACGGCTAATCGGTCGTAGCATTCTCCCTGCACATGAGCACGAAGACGCAGATCGGACGTACACGAACCACGGTTGGTTCGGATACGACGATGATTCGGAGATCAGACGGTTGGGACGCCCGCCATCTCTCTGGGACCCAGATGGTGCGGTTTCGGAACTAGCGGAGGTTCTACAGGTTGATCGGCAGAACGACGAAACCGGTACAAGCATAGGGGTCATGGGGTTCCGAATCCCAGGCGAAGATATGCATCCTGACCCTGGAGACCTATCTACGCAGTTCCGTCACGCCGCCGTGAAACACTTCTGGCCAGCCATTTCTCGAGGCGATTTAGACGTTCGGGTCCGCACGCCGGACGGTACCGAAGAGGTCGCAAACTGGGACGATGCTCCCGGTGTACGTCCATTCGTTGAGTGCTACTCCCAGTTGTTCAAAATTGACACCGACGATCTAGATGGCCCAGGCTCAGTGGCGAAGACAAGTGTCAATGTCACTGTGCCTGAAGAGAGCGACGGGGTGATAGATTCACCCGATCCAGAGTACGAAACAGCCGTTGATCTTCTCATCCGACAACTGAACCCGACTGACACAGAAGAGTTTGACCAGAGCGACGACACCGACCTGAGCAGGAACCGGGTGGCGAGACTTCGAGGTGCACAGATGATTGTAGACTATGTGGACAAGAGCAGCGTCGCGGACAGAGGTGACGAGTTTGTCGGGGTCCTAGCCTGTGGGGAGGCACAATCTCCCAACGGCGATACGCCAACACCAGAGCAGCGGGGGGTTGAAAAGTTCCTCAAACGATCAGAACCGACTCAGCACGACGACTGGCAGGGTAGTAAGAACGATTATTTGAAGAAACACTATCGCGGTACCATAGTTAAAGAGATAGCTGCCCTTGAGGGGGAGAGACTAGAGCGAGCTCTGGCAGGGGTTGTTCAAGAAGATATTGAGTCGGGTGACGAAGTTCCAGACATGGATGATGTAGCGCCGATAATGGGTGAGAGGACGAACAACGACGAAAGCAAGGGCGGTGGCCCAGTGATGGACTGGGAAGTAGAACCTGAAACGTGGTTTGACGACGGGTACTGGTTATTTTACGGTAAGGGTGGACCGATTGATGACAAGCATGAGGACTGGAGTGTCACGGTCACGATTAATAGATTGGACGTTGATGAATCGTCGTCAGAATCTATACCAGTCCAGTCTGTGAAGTCTCTCTCGCCAGGTGTAGAAATGAGGTACAACGGTTCGTCTGTTACACTCAAAGCTAACGGGTCAATCAACGAAATTGAGTTTGAAGGTAGCTCCGAAGAAATTATAGACGGTGTCGGAGATGTGAGAGAAGCGTTTGAAATCGGAGCGATCACAGAGGCGAGGTTGGATGTCTCAGCCGAGATTGAGACGGAAGGTGACTCCTAATGCCTGCGAACACTCAAAACTCAAAGTCACGCGACGAGTCAATGCCGTATCACTACGCGGATGGTTGCCTACAGTTCGGTGTCACTGGTTTTTCTTTTGATGGGGGCGATGTCGGGAGTCCGGATTACGATGACAGGACGATCCCACTGTATGACTACGGTGACTGGTCAGAGGTCAGGATTAAGGGGGACGTGGCGGTTAGCAACTCTGTCGAACGTGTCTTTCCTGATGATGAAGGGCCACCCTTCCCGGCAGAGCTAATCGTGATCGTTGACGCCGAAGAGACACAACTACGTTTTGAGAAGACTATCGCAGACCCACCGATCTCCGATGGCAGTTACGACGTGGAACTCACTCTCAATAGGTCGCTTCTCCGTGGCGACGTGGTCATGACGCCTCGATTGGTCAGGACAGAATCATGTCGGGAGGGACTCCCGTATGCACCGAATGATGGGATGCGTGTGGCTGGTGGTGAGAGTTGGACTGTCGTCGTAGACCACCCCACGAAAGACTCCGATGGGTTCCCCTTCGTGTACCGGGACTTCTCACAAGATAGTATGCCTTCAGAAGAGTTGGTCCATTCATTCAGTAAGAGGCCGAATCCGAAGATGATGATCAACAATCAGAACGAAAATGTCGTGGATGTCCTCCAGAGCGGCAACACGTACGGCTTCCGACCGAATATGAAACGCCTATTAAAAGCCGACTTTGGAGTCACCCTTTGGATCCAACTTGTAGTACTCACAGGAACGACTATCGCCGAAGCGGGTGAGCCTGAGTTTGACTGGCAGAAGGGCGTAGTTGAAGAGATATCTAACTCTGTACTCGGAACACACCTCTTCGGTGAAGATGTTGATTACGAGACCGTCGTCTCGGAACTTGGAGACAATATCTCCGAACCCTCAAAGTTGCGGGAACTGATCACCAACATCTGTGAAGCCGTACAGCTCTATCAAGAGTACGCTGAAGATTTGGACTACTTCATCCAAGAGCACTCACCATGACGACAATCCATATACTGACCGACTCGGGCCAGGACCTTGTGAAGTCCCACGATAGCTTTCCGGAGGAGGAAGACTCTCAACCACCTACGGAGGAACTGGAAAACCACCTCCGGACTCTTGAAGTGGACGAAGCCACGATTGATTTCAACCGGCTTAACGAGGCAGTTAATTCATCAATGACCGTTTTTGACTTGGGGCGACGGCGACAACGAACAGCGATGGACTCAAACCTCGCACCCATAGTACACCAGTGTATTGATGTACCACCGAGAGTCGCCGCAGTACCTGGAATGTGGCACTACCTGGCTCTCCTCCGATACCCAGAATTTATTACTTCCAGGTGGAGTCAAGATGACGATGTACAAGAGAAGTTCCTCGGGACTCAAAAGGACCTCTACTCCAATCACCTAGCTCGCCTCTGGTGGGGTGCCCAACTCACTTACGATAAGGATGGAGATCACTACTTTGCGACTCACCGACTATTCAACAAGCAACGGTTGGTGAACTACGTGCTAGACAGCTCATTCAGACGATATCGGCCAGCAGCGATCGCGTTTGCCGAAGAACTCTGGAATGAGAGTGGGAAAAATATTACCAGCATCGCCAAGAGATTCAATAACTCACTCTCAACGACACAACTTGAGGCACGCTCAAAAGATGAGATCCGGGGCCAGCTCACGAAGATTAGAGATCATGTTGAGAATACGGGCTAGTGACTATATCGTGGTTTCATTCGTCTTTAGTTAAGTCTGATAGTAATATTTGAGATTGAATTATGTCTATAAGTATTACAAACAATAGAACTCACGGTTTAGATTCTGGTGTTGCCGATATCGAGCTATAAGTGTCCCCGGCAAGTGCTATTTTCCCCGTGTATCTGGCGTGAAAGCGTCGAATCTGGGTAAAAAATGAAGCTACTTGGTATTACTGAGAGTATTAACTAAAGACGGATGATCGTGGTTTTTTGTTTGATAGAAATCTTGGTCAGTTTGGTCAGATGTACTTATTCAACCCCTTCACTCCCCCTTCCACATGAAGATCTTGTGGCCGAGTCCAAAAGTAACTGGCCTCTTTTTAATGCTCTGAGCGATTGTGGATAATGTGTACGTGCTGTGCATC
The genomic region above belongs to Natronomonas moolapensis 8.8.11 and contains:
- a CDS encoding bacteriorhodopsin — translated: MSAIGGPGVIPLTYAIVLVGLLVGVGISIALLNSEADSREGGFLWLAAIPAIAAVSYLLMALDIGVVSVDGNEVYLFRYIDWLLTTPLLVGYVAYVAGAPRKWILGVAAADAGMILVGTVATLLTGIATWIGFGVSALFHVVLLSILYLVLPTYVEAHPRRRRLFKVLQNHVGLLWIAYPAVWLLSPAGVGTVSTVGTAMIIAYLDVVAKTPYVYFVWRDRTAFVEDDGEFETVEDIDESTVVGAD
- a CDS encoding DUF7344 domain-containing protein, giving the protein MDQIPSIVEQYTDRPLSIVHHSLRASRRRVVVGLVAHRAFSHEELQLRSSHFEGSNGGAVVTVRQLAKEITAVEQNISIEHATGDKYHNTYTTLIQTHLPELDDVGAIAYDADRKEVAPAENLAILSMVAATTSPIVQALFHHAVAGTYSRETTSLRDSSGD
- a CDS encoding Lrp/AsnC family transcriptional regulator gives rise to the protein MDDLDRRILDILRRDSRTPYTEIADRVGTSEGTVRNRVEALLESGVIERFTVATRTGNVKAMVEIGVAVDVDTGAMSERMAEWTEVDFVWQVSGEEDVVVVADTTDTGTLNDLITRARELDDVVSTKTRLILDEKRG
- a CDS encoding methyl-accepting chemotaxis protein; protein product: MWALRVHNASIEAARADTGQESASGNSAGDGFTVVADEVKNLADETQEHAEEITEMIEQLRTETDEATGSIRTTRERVSRGAETVEAALEELDTIVGAVEDIDDGVSEIDSATSEQAETVQQTATTIEDAAGTSAEVESIADDVAGSIDSQRDVVERMREAFADFDRNAGDLTDELRTFDIDGPGTDPGDSEATAALTDGGNE
- a CDS encoding DUF6339 family protein; translation: MTTIHILTDSGQDLVKSHDSFPEEEDSQPPTEELENHLRTLEVDEATIDFNRLNEAVNSSMTVFDLGRRRQRTAMDSNLAPIVHQCIDVPPRVAAVPGMWHYLALLRYPEFITSRWSQDDDVQEKFLGTQKDLYSNHLARLWWGAQLTYDKDGDHYFATHRLFNKQRLVNYVLDSSFRRYRPAAIAFAEELWNESGKNITSIAKRFNNSLSTTQLEARSKDEIRGQLTKIRDHVENTG
- a CDS encoding tyrosine-type recombinase/integrase, whose translation is MTPSILPDKNWLMDHVPARVSDLAQQSSFEEFEPSVENPDRFSVSCPFICAYLETRSGRQLTASSTTTYEQNLSQYAAFLQDREVHLLDADLTDVIEFVEHCVDQGNRRSTIESKLTTVRELYVFIRLRTAAAEALTIDPIELERIDLAEYNVPPPIEREALTQEELRKLFDAMNSYRNRLLAVVAVETGLRNSDLRNIRVSDVDFDSGEIHVHNPKNSVPYDVPISRDLRIELQIWCDQYRDGYAPRVDSQYLFPACNGAKLETNGGLNTIIRSAAERAGIQEVLATSEVPPGQGKHSEANNNVREWHRVTVHTLRHTCFTLMKEAGVPLPYRQLVANHRDPQTTQHYSHGRGQEFASIREQFDPPR
- a CDS encoding CRISPR-associated protein Cas4, whose translation is MTAEKETTVQAIRTGQPDATESDQDITQSILNSVSADAFDEWYQDRKFVENIRNGTAYFNGPSDIKPPDRQSPSSLLQCHRKKFYNELNAPAEEEDPRGIFWIGSRFEEEVALPFLREAVAGADEYVTNSLWVDFTVQTEAGEVQIRGETDPVIVDPDSKPKVLTEIKSKKSVADLEAPSSHHRAQAHAYMYGLSQEYDRQLTDALIIYGGRTNLNIQPFHITFDPVFWRQTVLDWAAEHTSYRLRDELPPADPEHDWECTFCSYRERCGKGSSEYEDIGASGFLPGVATYPRSEVTEYLDAHDGAKLTPTLAHHYPELATRYQVLDWHCVACSTAFAWDDPEWDGEPATPPLCTECKESGTPAPLRAPSPEQQASKRGGLDG
- the carA gene encoding glutamine-hydrolyzing carbamoyl-phosphate synthase small subunit, whose translation is MTKAYVALEDGRTIEARSRAPGRTRGELVFTTAYTGYEESLTDPSYEEQILTFSYPLIGNYGVREERFESDRVHPRGVVARDLTEDVAEWLTAEGVPAVDELDTRDLVTGIREEGAMRCGIAAGPDTTAADAEAELGACKGMSEHTDIGSRVSIDEPTTYNPDGDGPRVALIDCGAKGSIASSLVERDAIVEKLPYDATVADVESVDPDLLFVSNGPGDPENFQAAAALVEEYVGDVPLAGICLGQQVIANALGGETEKMEFGHRGVNQPVRDLRSNQVVMTTQNHGYTVSEPGDLDVTQINVNDDTPEGLESDELEVITRQYHPEANPGPHDTLGFFDDVLGMTTTRTD